Proteins from one Sphingomonas sp. HF-S4 genomic window:
- the rsmH gene encoding 16S rRNA (cytosine(1402)-N(4))-methyltransferase RsmH: MSAPHIPVLLGEVVDGLAIVPGERHVDATFGAGGYTNAILERGAEVAAFDRDPNAIEGGQALVAEAGGRLVLIEAPFSQMEGELARRGLVPVDGVTLDIGVSSMQLDQADRGFSFQNDGPLDMRMSQSGMTAEEWLNTADEEEIADVLFNYGEEPRSRRVARAIVSARPLKRTSELANVVRKSLNHKDYDKKDPATRTFQAIRIHLNRELDELAEGLAAAERVLKPGGRLAVVTFHSLEDRMVKRFLRERSGSEPAGSRHRPMAGPKAAPSFETPAKAVRPGEAEVARNPRARSATLRVARRTAAAAWGSEGVN, encoded by the coding sequence GTGAGCGCGCCCCACATCCCCGTGCTGCTCGGCGAAGTCGTCGACGGACTCGCCATCGTGCCTGGCGAGCGCCATGTCGACGCGACCTTCGGCGCGGGCGGCTATACCAACGCCATCCTCGAGCGGGGTGCCGAGGTGGCCGCCTTCGATCGCGATCCAAACGCGATCGAGGGCGGCCAAGCTCTCGTGGCGGAAGCGGGCGGGCGGCTGGTGCTGATCGAGGCGCCGTTCAGCCAGATGGAAGGCGAGCTTGCGCGCCGTGGCCTCGTTCCCGTCGATGGCGTGACGCTCGATATCGGCGTCTCGTCGATGCAGCTCGACCAGGCTGATCGCGGCTTCAGCTTCCAGAATGACGGGCCGCTCGACATGCGGATGAGCCAGTCGGGGATGACCGCGGAGGAGTGGCTCAACACTGCCGACGAAGAAGAGATCGCCGACGTCCTCTTTAACTATGGCGAAGAACCACGTTCGCGCCGCGTGGCGCGCGCGATCGTCTCCGCACGACCCCTTAAGCGGACTTCCGAACTCGCCAACGTGGTAAGGAAATCCTTAAACCATAAAGACTACGACAAGAAGGACCCGGCCACCCGGACCTTTCAGGCGATCCGCATCCACTTGAACCGCGAGCTCGACGAACTCGCGGAAGGGCTGGCTGCGGCCGAGCGCGTGCTCAAGCCCGGAGGCCGGCTGGCGGTGGTGACCTTCCATTCGCTCGAGGACCGCATGGTCAAGCGGTTCCTGCGCGAGCGTAGCGGCAGCGAGCCCGCGGGCTCGCGGCATCGTCCGATGGCGGGGCCCAAGGCCGCGCCGAGTTTCGAGACCCCCGCCAAGGCCGTGCGGCCCGGCGAGGCGGAAGTAGCGCGTAACCCGCGCGCCCGGTCCGCGACGCTGCGCGTGGCGCGTCGGACGGCTGCGGCGGCATGGGGCAGTGAGGGAGTGAACTGA
- a CDS encoding division/cell wall cluster transcriptional repressor MraZ has protein sequence MADRELFEGFALQAVDLKGRVAIPADLRAAAERNSDIRQIVVGLHPEDACLSAHDLSWSKEKYDRIDRKEQAAEGRGSEVDTRAKRRAFGQVEKAPFDDSGRFVIPPFFRMKAKIGKWAFFNGSGETFDVWAPEVLLADENADPGLREICEYLCQSKGVKL, from the coding sequence TTGGCGGACAGGGAGCTCTTCGAGGGATTTGCGCTCCAGGCGGTCGACCTGAAGGGTCGCGTCGCCATTCCCGCAGACCTGCGCGCCGCCGCCGAGCGCAATTCGGACATCCGCCAGATCGTCGTCGGCCTCCACCCGGAGGATGCGTGCCTCTCCGCGCACGACCTCAGCTGGTCGAAGGAGAAGTACGACCGCATCGATCGCAAGGAGCAGGCGGCCGAGGGGCGCGGCTCCGAAGTCGATACCCGTGCCAAGCGGCGCGCCTTCGGCCAGGTCGAGAAGGCGCCGTTCGATGACTCCGGGCGCTTCGTAATCCCGCCCTTCTTCCGGATGAAGGCCAAGATCGGGAAATGGGCTTTTTTCAACGGCAGCGGCGAGACGTTCGACGTCTGGGCGCCCGAAGTGCTGCTCGCCGACGAGAATGCCGATCCGGGCCTTCGCGAGATCTGCGAATATCTCTGCCAGTCCAAGGGCGTGAAGCTGTGA